Within the Saccharopolyspora gloriosae genome, the region GTGAGCGCGTCGAGCGCGACGGTCGCCAGCGGCGGCGGTTCGGCGGCGGGCAGCAGGCTGTCCGCGTCGGTGAGCAGCAGCACGCAGTTGCGGCCGTCGGCGGCGATGCTCGTCGCCCGGTTGAGGGATTCCTGGAGTCGTCGGGCGGCGCCGCGGGATTCGAGCGCGGCGATGCTGGGCGCGTTGACCTCGACGAGTTCCGCCGACACCGACGCCGCCACCGAGCGCACCAGGGTCGCCTTGCCGACACCGGACGGGCCGCTGATCAGAACGCCGAGCCGTGCGGTCGCTCCGAGGCGCTGCAGCAGTTCCGGTTGCTCGAACGACAACCGGAGCCATTCGGTGAGCCGGTTCGCGGTGTCGCGCGCTCCGGCGAGGTCGCTGACGGGAATCGGGGGTTCGGAGTGCGGTGCTTCCCGGATCGGTGCTGCGGAGCCGAATTCCTCCGGTTCGGCCGCCGCCGCGGGCTCCGGTGCTCCTGAATTCGGCGTGCCCGATTCCGGTGTGGGGGCGCCGCGCCAATTGACCACAGTGGACGGCTGCACGGTGACGGCGCCGTCCGGATCGGTGGCGGCGATGGTGATCAGCTCGTTGGTCCAGGTCATGCCGATCGACGCGGACAGCCTGCTGCGCACCTGCCCGGCGTGCGCCGCCGTCGACGGCGCGAGGTCCTGCGGCAGCAGCGAAACCGTGTCGCCCGGCCGGAAGACTTTGCCGGTCAACGCCAGCCTGATCACCTCCGGCGGCGCTGTCGCGGTGGCGAGCCGGGAACCGGCGACCGTCACCCGGCGCGCGGGCGCCGCCCGGACCGGAGCGACGCCGACCTCGGCGCCTTCGCCCAGTCCGAGGTTCGTCAGAGCCACGTCGTCGACGAGCACCACCCCCGCCGGGCTGCCCCGGTCGGTGGCGGCGGCCAACGCCACGGTGACCCGAGCCCCGGTGAGCGCCACCGCGTCCCACGGCCGCAGCCCCAGCGCGTCGAGCACTTCCGGATGCAACCGCACCACACCACGACGAGTGTCGGCGGCGGACGGCGAAAGGCGAACGGTCAACGTCAAAGACGACACCCCACGACCCTAGCCGTAGTCGTTCGTGTTCTCCGGGGGTCGTTTACGAAGCGGTGCCAGCGGCGAACCGGTGCTTCCGGCGGCGAAGCCCGCGAAGGGCAAAACCCAGCCTTCCTCGCGGCGAAGCCCGCGAAGGGCGGGCAAAGCCACGCCTGCCTCGCGGCGAAGCCGTGCCGTCGGCGGCGAAGCCCGCGAAGGGCGGGCGAAGCCACGCCTGCTTTGCGGCCGAAGGCCGTGCCTGTATGTGCGATGCACATAGCCCACGTCACAAAGCCGACCACCCGCGGGTTCTCAGCTGTCTTCTCGCGAGGACAGCTTTTTCCCTCGTGGCGGAGCCACTAGGGAAAAAGATCCCGCAGCGAGAAGACAGCTGAGGTTCCGCCACCCGACCACCCAAGCAAAACGACCGGGCAAGCCTCAACGACTGCGGTTACCGCGGAGGCCCAAGCGGCGCCAGCTGAGGCGGGGGCCGTCCGGGCCTCGATTGCGGCCGCGGCGCATTCGCTGCCGGGCGCCTGCGAGCGCGCGCCTCGGGTGCGGTGGGCGCAGGCCGAGGCGGCGTTGGGTGCGCCTGCGGATCGCGCGCCGTTCCCGGGGCGCCGCCGCCCACGCCTCCGGGTGCCGCACCAGCCAGCGGTGCCGGTACACGGCGTACGGGATGTGGATCAGGTACACCAGCAGCGCCACTGCCAGCGAGATCAGCGGGAACATGATGATCCCGGCGGCCAGCACGGCCACCAGCACCAGCAGCGGAGCCAGCAGCCGCGCGGGCACCTTCACGGTCTTCAGCGACAGCGTGGGAACCCGGCTCACGGCCAGTGCGGCCACGGCCGCCATCCACACCATCACCACGGGCTGCTGCGCCCACCAGCCCGAGTAGCCGAAGTGCGCGGTGAGCACGAGCGGCAGCAACGCCAACAGTCCGGCGGCGGGCGCGGGAACGCCGACGAAGAACTCCTTGCTGAACGCGGGCTGCTCGGTGTCGTCGAGCAGGGTGTTGAACCGCGCCAGCCGCAGGATCATGCACACGGCGAACAGCAGCGCCGCGATCCAGCCCGCCCGGTTGTCCTGCAACTGCCACGCGTAGAGGGTCAGCGCGGGTGCCACGCCGAACGACATCGCGTCGGACAGCGAGTCGAGTTCCGCGCCCATCCGGGTGCTGGCGTCGAGCAGCCGGGCGATGCGCCCGTCCAGCCCGTCCAGCACGGCGGCCACGGCTACGGCCGCGATGGCCCCGTCGAGCTGGTTCTTCAACGCGAACTGCACGGCGGAGAGCCCGGCGCACATGGCCAGCACCGTGATCGCGTTGGGCAGCAGGCGGATGCCGGGAGGGGCGAGGCGGGGGCCGTTCATGCCCGCTCGCCACCTGTGGGGAGCTCGGCGAGCACGGTCTCGCCGCCGACGGTGCGCTGGCCGGGTTCCACGAGGACCCGGCTGTCCGCGGGGACGTACAGGTCCACGCGGGAGCCGAAGCGGATCAGCCCGTAGGTGCGGCCGGCGACGGCCCGCTCCCCGTCGTTCACGGAGCACACGATGCGGCGGGCCACGAGCCCGGCGATCTGCACCACGGCGAGCTCGTGGCCGCCGTCGGTGCGCAGCAGCAGCGAGTTGCGCTCGTTGTCCTCGCTGGCCTTGTCCAGGTCGGCGGAGAGGAACTTCCCGGGCCGGTACGCGGCCTGCACGATCTCGCCGGTCACGGGCAGCCGTTGCACGTGCACGTCGAAGATGGTGAGGAACACGCTCACCCGGGTCATGGCCCGGTCGCCGAGCCCGAGTTCGGGCGGCGGGGTGGCGGATTCGACGTGCGCGACGGTGCCGTCGGCGGGGGCGACGGCGATGCCGTCGCGGGCGGGGGTGACGCGTTGCGGTTCGCGGAAGAACCACGCGCACCACGCGGTGGCGATGCCGCCGAGCATGCCTGCGGGCCGCCACGCGCGGCGCAGCAGCAAGGTGGCGACGGCGGCCCCGAGCACGAACGGCCTGCCTGCCGGGTGCATCGGGGGCACGGTGTCGCGG harbors:
- the pssA gene encoding CDP-diacylglycerol--serine O-phosphatidyltransferase, encoding MNGPRLAPPGIRLLPNAITVLAMCAGLSAVQFALKNQLDGAIAAVAVAAVLDGLDGRIARLLDASTRMGAELDSLSDAMSFGVAPALTLYAWQLQDNRAGWIAALLFAVCMILRLARFNTLLDDTEQPAFSKEFFVGVPAPAAGLLALLPLVLTAHFGYSGWWAQQPVVMVWMAAVAALAVSRVPTLSLKTVKVPARLLAPLLVLVAVLAAGIIMFPLISLAVALLVYLIHIPYAVYRHRWLVRHPEAWAAAPRERRAIRRRTQRRLGLRPPHPRRALAGARQRMRRGRNRGPDGPRLSWRRLGLRGNRSR
- a CDS encoding phosphatidylserine decarboxylase, with protein sequence MSTQTEPGISPAGGDPLTHLAKLARDTVPPMHPAGRPFVLGAAVATLLLRRAWRPAGMLGGIATAWCAWFFREPQRVTPARDGIAVAPADGTVAHVESATPPPELGLGDRAMTRVSVFLTIFDVHVQRLPVTGEIVQAAYRPGKFLSADLDKASEDNERNSLLLRTDGGHELAVVQIAGLVARRIVCSVNDGERAVAGRTYGLIRFGSRVDLYVPADSRVLVEPGQRTVGGETVLAELPTGGERA